Proteins from a single region of Apostichopus japonicus isolate 1M-3 chromosome 21, ASM3797524v1, whole genome shotgun sequence:
- the LOC139963023 gene encoding galactosylceramide sulfotransferase-like isoform X3 produces MGKQPCLMMIFSLQSLFVLCTFFYFGVLPKRQTKIYRRIGPFRTNGLAKDSSILHPLTPDARPSYSCQPVNNFVFVKTHKTGSTTLRSITSRYGYTRDLSFLLSNDGRIGHFNGISLRYSSESSNFLPPLGVKKNDFPNYQNYNISNVHLKYNRRSLDKFMYRRHNLTLFTILRTPEEQWLSWFQYYKKYTKVGFKADGISEAAMPYIERLEKENGDFNQQSRDLGINDKKHFNDTLLRETVTEMTKDFNLVMITEYFDESLILLRKMMCWTFEDILYVSKRKQPMKTQFPDDVKEKLYQYNHADVYIYEYFNRTLWRKIEEYGPSFKGELRYFRQLLTKKQNECIGQNSTTNGRREFVEYHSLQNTSEFCELYVNENFQLDSKIYRKQGGIGNM; encoded by the exons ATGGGAAAG CAGCCGTGTCTGATGATGATTTTTAGTTTACAGTCGCTTTTCGTTCTCTGTACGTTCTTCTACTTTGGAGTTTTGCCCAAACgccaaacaaaaatatatcgcCGTATTGGTCCATTTCGAACCAACGGACTGGCAAAAGACAG ttCTATTCTTCATCCACTAACACCGGACGCTAGGCCATCCTACTCTTGCCAACCAGTCAATAATTTCGTCTTCGTTAAGACGCACAAAACCGGAAGTACTACACTGCGCTCTATAACGTCACGTTACGGATACACACGTGACCTCTCCTTCCTGCTAAGCAACGACGGCCGAATAGGACATTTTAATGGCATCTCTCTCCGTTATTCTTCAGAGTCGTCTAATTTTTTGCCACCGTTAGGGGTGAAGAAGAATGATTTTCCAAACTACCAGAATTATAACATATCCAACGTTCACCTCAAGTACAACAGACGGAGCTTGGATAAATTTATGTACAGACGACACAATTTAACGTTATTCACCATTTTGAGAACGCCGGAGGAACAATGGTTGTCATGGTTTCAGTATTACAAAAAGTACACCAAAGTTGGTTTCAAAGCTGATGGTATTTCGGAAGCTGCCATGCCCTACATCGAGAGGTTAGAAAAGGAAAATGGCGATTTTAACCAACAGTCTAGAGACCTCGGTATCAATGACAAGAAACATTTTAACGACACCTTATTAAGAGAAACGGTGACAGAAATGACCAAAGATTTTAATTTAGTCATGATCACCGAATATTTTGATGAATCATTAATATTACTGAGAAAGATGATGTGTTGGACCTTCGAAGATATTTTGTACGTTTCAAAGAGAAAACAGCCAATGAAAACTCAGTTCCCTGATGACGTCAAGGAGAAGCTTTACCAGTACAACCACGCGGATGTTTACATTTACGAATATTTTAACCGAACTCTTTGGAGAAAGATCGAAGAATATGGTCCAAGTTTTAAAGGGGAATTGAGATATTTCAGGCAACTTTTGACTAAGAAGCAGAATGAATGTATCGGCCAAAATTCGACAACCAACGGCAGAAGGGAATTTGTGGAGTATCACAGTTTACAGAATACGTCAGAATTTTGCGAGTTGTACGTCAACGAAAACTTTCAATTGGATAGTAAAATTTATAGAAAGCAAGGTGGTATAGGTAATAtgtga
- the LOC139963023 gene encoding galactosylceramide sulfotransferase-like isoform X2 translates to MNIFRKRCFSAKPCLMMIFSLQSLFVLCTFFYFGVLPKRQTKIYRRIGPFRTNGLAKDSSILHPLTPDARPSYSCQPVNNFVFVKTHKTGSTTLRSITSRYGYTRDLSFLLSNDGRIGHFNGISLRYSSESSNFLPPLGVKKNDFPNYQNYNISNVHLKYNRRSLDKFMYRRHNLTLFTILRTPEEQWLSWFQYYKKYTKVGFKADGISEAAMPYIERLEKENGDFNQQSRDLGINDKKHFNDTLLRETVTEMTKDFNLVMITEYFDESLILLRKMMCWTFEDILYVSKRKQPMKTQFPDDVKEKLYQYNHADVYIYEYFNRTLWRKIEEYGPSFKGELRYFRQLLTKKQNECIGQNSTTNGRREFVEYHSLQNTSEFCELYVNENFQLDSKIYRKQGGIGNM, encoded by the exons ATGAATATCTTTAGGAAAAGATGTTTCTCCGCAAAG CCGTGTCTGATGATGATTTTTAGTTTACAGTCGCTTTTCGTTCTCTGTACGTTCTTCTACTTTGGAGTTTTGCCCAAACgccaaacaaaaatatatcgcCGTATTGGTCCATTTCGAACCAACGGACTGGCAAAAGACAG ttCTATTCTTCATCCACTAACACCGGACGCTAGGCCATCCTACTCTTGCCAACCAGTCAATAATTTCGTCTTCGTTAAGACGCACAAAACCGGAAGTACTACACTGCGCTCTATAACGTCACGTTACGGATACACACGTGACCTCTCCTTCCTGCTAAGCAACGACGGCCGAATAGGACATTTTAATGGCATCTCTCTCCGTTATTCTTCAGAGTCGTCTAATTTTTTGCCACCGTTAGGGGTGAAGAAGAATGATTTTCCAAACTACCAGAATTATAACATATCCAACGTTCACCTCAAGTACAACAGACGGAGCTTGGATAAATTTATGTACAGACGACACAATTTAACGTTATTCACCATTTTGAGAACGCCGGAGGAACAATGGTTGTCATGGTTTCAGTATTACAAAAAGTACACCAAAGTTGGTTTCAAAGCTGATGGTATTTCGGAAGCTGCCATGCCCTACATCGAGAGGTTAGAAAAGGAAAATGGCGATTTTAACCAACAGTCTAGAGACCTCGGTATCAATGACAAGAAACATTTTAACGACACCTTATTAAGAGAAACGGTGACAGAAATGACCAAAGATTTTAATTTAGTCATGATCACCGAATATTTTGATGAATCATTAATATTACTGAGAAAGATGATGTGTTGGACCTTCGAAGATATTTTGTACGTTTCAAAGAGAAAACAGCCAATGAAAACTCAGTTCCCTGATGACGTCAAGGAGAAGCTTTACCAGTACAACCACGCGGATGTTTACATTTACGAATATTTTAACCGAACTCTTTGGAGAAAGATCGAAGAATATGGTCCAAGTTTTAAAGGGGAATTGAGATATTTCAGGCAACTTTTGACTAAGAAGCAGAATGAATGTATCGGCCAAAATTCGACAACCAACGGCAGAAGGGAATTTGTGGAGTATCACAGTTTACAGAATACGTCAGAATTTTGCGAGTTGTACGTCAACGAAAACTTTCAATTGGATAGTAAAATTTATAGAAAGCAAGGTGGTATAGGTAATAtgtga
- the LOC139963023 gene encoding galactosylceramide sulfotransferase-like isoform X4 — MGKPCLMMIFSLQSLFVLCTFFYFGVLPKRQTKIYRRIGPFRTNGLAKDSSILHPLTPDARPSYSCQPVNNFVFVKTHKTGSTTLRSITSRYGYTRDLSFLLSNDGRIGHFNGISLRYSSESSNFLPPLGVKKNDFPNYQNYNISNVHLKYNRRSLDKFMYRRHNLTLFTILRTPEEQWLSWFQYYKKYTKVGFKADGISEAAMPYIERLEKENGDFNQQSRDLGINDKKHFNDTLLRETVTEMTKDFNLVMITEYFDESLILLRKMMCWTFEDILYVSKRKQPMKTQFPDDVKEKLYQYNHADVYIYEYFNRTLWRKIEEYGPSFKGELRYFRQLLTKKQNECIGQNSTTNGRREFVEYHSLQNTSEFCELYVNENFQLDSKIYRKQGGIGNM, encoded by the exons ATGGGAAAG CCGTGTCTGATGATGATTTTTAGTTTACAGTCGCTTTTCGTTCTCTGTACGTTCTTCTACTTTGGAGTTTTGCCCAAACgccaaacaaaaatatatcgcCGTATTGGTCCATTTCGAACCAACGGACTGGCAAAAGACAG ttCTATTCTTCATCCACTAACACCGGACGCTAGGCCATCCTACTCTTGCCAACCAGTCAATAATTTCGTCTTCGTTAAGACGCACAAAACCGGAAGTACTACACTGCGCTCTATAACGTCACGTTACGGATACACACGTGACCTCTCCTTCCTGCTAAGCAACGACGGCCGAATAGGACATTTTAATGGCATCTCTCTCCGTTATTCTTCAGAGTCGTCTAATTTTTTGCCACCGTTAGGGGTGAAGAAGAATGATTTTCCAAACTACCAGAATTATAACATATCCAACGTTCACCTCAAGTACAACAGACGGAGCTTGGATAAATTTATGTACAGACGACACAATTTAACGTTATTCACCATTTTGAGAACGCCGGAGGAACAATGGTTGTCATGGTTTCAGTATTACAAAAAGTACACCAAAGTTGGTTTCAAAGCTGATGGTATTTCGGAAGCTGCCATGCCCTACATCGAGAGGTTAGAAAAGGAAAATGGCGATTTTAACCAACAGTCTAGAGACCTCGGTATCAATGACAAGAAACATTTTAACGACACCTTATTAAGAGAAACGGTGACAGAAATGACCAAAGATTTTAATTTAGTCATGATCACCGAATATTTTGATGAATCATTAATATTACTGAGAAAGATGATGTGTTGGACCTTCGAAGATATTTTGTACGTTTCAAAGAGAAAACAGCCAATGAAAACTCAGTTCCCTGATGACGTCAAGGAGAAGCTTTACCAGTACAACCACGCGGATGTTTACATTTACGAATATTTTAACCGAACTCTTTGGAGAAAGATCGAAGAATATGGTCCAAGTTTTAAAGGGGAATTGAGATATTTCAGGCAACTTTTGACTAAGAAGCAGAATGAATGTATCGGCCAAAATTCGACAACCAACGGCAGAAGGGAATTTGTGGAGTATCACAGTTTACAGAATACGTCAGAATTTTGCGAGTTGTACGTCAACGAAAACTTTCAATTGGATAGTAAAATTTATAGAAAGCAAGGTGGTATAGGTAATAtgtga
- the LOC139963023 gene encoding galactosylceramide sulfotransferase-like isoform X1 yields MNIFRKRCFSAKQPCLMMIFSLQSLFVLCTFFYFGVLPKRQTKIYRRIGPFRTNGLAKDSSILHPLTPDARPSYSCQPVNNFVFVKTHKTGSTTLRSITSRYGYTRDLSFLLSNDGRIGHFNGISLRYSSESSNFLPPLGVKKNDFPNYQNYNISNVHLKYNRRSLDKFMYRRHNLTLFTILRTPEEQWLSWFQYYKKYTKVGFKADGISEAAMPYIERLEKENGDFNQQSRDLGINDKKHFNDTLLRETVTEMTKDFNLVMITEYFDESLILLRKMMCWTFEDILYVSKRKQPMKTQFPDDVKEKLYQYNHADVYIYEYFNRTLWRKIEEYGPSFKGELRYFRQLLTKKQNECIGQNSTTNGRREFVEYHSLQNTSEFCELYVNENFQLDSKIYRKQGGIGNM; encoded by the exons ATGAATATCTTTAGGAAAAGATGTTTCTCCGCAAAG CAGCCGTGTCTGATGATGATTTTTAGTTTACAGTCGCTTTTCGTTCTCTGTACGTTCTTCTACTTTGGAGTTTTGCCCAAACgccaaacaaaaatatatcgcCGTATTGGTCCATTTCGAACCAACGGACTGGCAAAAGACAG ttCTATTCTTCATCCACTAACACCGGACGCTAGGCCATCCTACTCTTGCCAACCAGTCAATAATTTCGTCTTCGTTAAGACGCACAAAACCGGAAGTACTACACTGCGCTCTATAACGTCACGTTACGGATACACACGTGACCTCTCCTTCCTGCTAAGCAACGACGGCCGAATAGGACATTTTAATGGCATCTCTCTCCGTTATTCTTCAGAGTCGTCTAATTTTTTGCCACCGTTAGGGGTGAAGAAGAATGATTTTCCAAACTACCAGAATTATAACATATCCAACGTTCACCTCAAGTACAACAGACGGAGCTTGGATAAATTTATGTACAGACGACACAATTTAACGTTATTCACCATTTTGAGAACGCCGGAGGAACAATGGTTGTCATGGTTTCAGTATTACAAAAAGTACACCAAAGTTGGTTTCAAAGCTGATGGTATTTCGGAAGCTGCCATGCCCTACATCGAGAGGTTAGAAAAGGAAAATGGCGATTTTAACCAACAGTCTAGAGACCTCGGTATCAATGACAAGAAACATTTTAACGACACCTTATTAAGAGAAACGGTGACAGAAATGACCAAAGATTTTAATTTAGTCATGATCACCGAATATTTTGATGAATCATTAATATTACTGAGAAAGATGATGTGTTGGACCTTCGAAGATATTTTGTACGTTTCAAAGAGAAAACAGCCAATGAAAACTCAGTTCCCTGATGACGTCAAGGAGAAGCTTTACCAGTACAACCACGCGGATGTTTACATTTACGAATATTTTAACCGAACTCTTTGGAGAAAGATCGAAGAATATGGTCCAAGTTTTAAAGGGGAATTGAGATATTTCAGGCAACTTTTGACTAAGAAGCAGAATGAATGTATCGGCCAAAATTCGACAACCAACGGCAGAAGGGAATTTGTGGAGTATCACAGTTTACAGAATACGTCAGAATTTTGCGAGTTGTACGTCAACGAAAACTTTCAATTGGATAGTAAAATTTATAGAAAGCAAGGTGGTATAGGTAATAtgtga